The DNA window ATCGACTTGCCAAACGGTGCGCGATTGTGGTGCAATCACTGCCCTTTTTTTGGGCGCCCGAATTTTTTTTGGGTTTCAATACGCGTATCCCGAGGGCTATTCCTATGACAGCAAAACTCGACGAAAAGCTGGTACCGATCTACCAGGACGTCCTTCACCGCAACCCGGGCGAGAAGGAGTTCCATCAAGCGGTCCACGAAGTTTTGGAAACTCTCGGCCCCGTTCTGGTGAAGTACCCGGAGTTCGCAGACAAGAAAATTATTCAGCGCATCTGCGAGCCTGAGCGTCAGATTATTTTCCGCGTGCCCTGGCAGGACGATCAAGGCGAGATCCACATCAACCGTGCGTTCCGTGTTGAATTCAACAGTGCACTGGGCCCCTATAAAGGTGGCCTGCGCTTCCATCCGTCTGTTTATCTGGGCATCATCAAGTTCCTGGGCTTTGAGCAGATTTTCAAGAACGCCCTGACTGGCCTGCCTATCGGCGGTGGTAAAGGCGGCAGTGACTTCGATCCGAAGGGCCGCTCAGACAACGAAATCATGCGTTTCTGCCAGAGCCTGATGACCGAGCTGTATCGCCACCTGGGTGAGTACACCGATGTGCCAGCCGGCGATATCGGTGTAGGCGGTCGCGAAATTGGCTACATGTTTGGCCAGTACAAACGCATAACCAACCGCTACGAGTCTGGCGTATTTACCGGCAAAGGCCTGGATTGGGGCGGCAGTCGTGCCCGTACCGAAGCAACTGGCTACGGCACTGTGTTCTTTACCCACGAAATGCTGAAAGCCCGTGGCGACTCACTGGAAGGCAAGACGGTTGTTGTGTCCGGCTCAGGTAACGTTGCCACCTACGCCATCGAGAAGTGTCACGAGCTCGGCGCGAAGGTTATCGCCTGCTCCGACTCTCAGGGCATCATCGTTGATGAGAACGGTATCGACCTGAAAGCCCTCAAGCAGATTAAGGAAGTTGAGCGTCGCCGCATCAGCGCCTACACTGAAATCCATAAGCACGCCAAGTACGTTGAAGATGGCAACATCTGGAGCGTTCCGTGCGACGTGGCTCTGCCATGTGCCACTCAGAACGAATTGAACGCAAACGATGCCAAAATCTTGGTAGAAAATGGCTGTATCGCAGTGGCTGAAGGCGCAAACATGCCGACCACTCCGGAAGGTATCCTGCTGTTCCAAGAAGCCAAGATTTGTTACGGCCCAGGTAAAGCCGCCAACGCCGGTGGTGTCGCAACCTCCGCGCTGGAAATGCAGCAAAACGCCAGCCGCGACTCCTGGACCTTCAACTACACCCAGAAACGCCTTGAGGAAATCATGATCGATATCCACAAGAACTGTTACGAAACCGCCGCCGAGTTCGGTGCCGAAGGTAACTATGTTGTGGGTGCCAACATCAACGGCTTCCTGCGGGTAGCGAAAGCGATGGACGCCATGGGCGTTATCTGATCCTGCTATGAACAGCGAAGAGTCTCGTCAGTCCCCGGACCGGGTATCCACCGGCCTGGCAGGGCTAGACGAGGTTCTGGATCACCTCAGAATCGGCGATAACGTTGTCTGGCGGGTTTCCCACCTCGATGACTATCGCCGCTTCGTCCTCCCCTTTGTAGAAGCGGCCGCAAATTCAGGCCGACAGATTCTCTATCTTCGCTTTGGCGATCATTCGCCGATCATTGAAAACCACCCCGCTGTGCGCACCATCGAGATAGACGCTCTGGGCGGCTTTGAAAGCTTTACCAGCCGGGTTTGGCGACTGATTGAACAACATGGCCGAGGTGCTTTCTACATCAGCGACAGCCTGAGCGAGCTGCTGAACGCCTGGGCCACAGATGCCATGGTGGGCAATTTCTTCCGCGTGATTTGCCCGTTCCTGTTCGAATTGGATACCGTTGCCTGGTTTGCTCTGCATCCAGACCGTCATTCCCGAATGACGCTGGACCGTATCCGGAAGACCACCCAAGTGCTTCTAGATGTACACCGCCATGGGGACGATGTGCAGGTGCAACCGATCAAGGTCTGGCGGCGACAATCACCCACTATGTTCTTGCCGCATCGCGAGCTCCATGGGCAGTTTCACCCCATCACCTACAGTAGCGATGCGACGAGAGTCCAAGCTTCTCTCGAGCAGGAACGCCTCCACAACCAACCTCTTCTGGATTATTGGGATCGTCTGTTTCAGGATGCCAGCCGAGCCTTAGCCAACCAGGACCCCAGCGCAATCGCCGCGTTGCACGAACAAGTCCTACAGGTGCTGGTCAGCCGGGACCCGCAAATACTGGAGTTGGCCCGGCGCTATTTAACACTGGAAGATCTGCTCAGCATCCGCAGCCGGCTTATTGGCAGCGGTTATATTGGCGGCAAAGCCACAGGCATGCTGGTGGCTCGTAATATCTTGTTCACAGACGACCCTGAGCAATGGGCCGAGTTATTGGAACCGCACGATTCCAACTATCTGGGCACCGATGCGTACTATTCATTTTTGGTCCACAACGGCCTCTGGCCGGCCATCATGCGGCAACGTTCCGAAGGCGGCTACCTGAGCGAAGCACCGGCTTTGCAACAAAGTATTTGGGATGGCCAGTTTCCGGATGAAATTCGGGCGGACCTGGAACGACTGCTTGATCACTATGGGCAATACCCGATTTTAGTGCGCTCCTCGAGCCTACAGGAGGATGGGTTTGGCAACGCCTTTGCGGGAAAATACGACAGTGTTTTTCTGGTCAATCAAGGCTCTCCCGAGCAACGTCTGGCCGCGCTAGAAAACGCCATTCGGGAAGTCTACGCCTCATCCATGAGCGAAGAAGCGCTGGTATACCGAAAACGACGCGGGCTGGACCAGCGGGAAGAACCCATGGCTTTGCTGATCCAGCGCGTGAACGGCCGCTTCCATGGCCGGTATTACCTACCAGACGCGGCCGGCGTAGGCGTATCGCGTAACACCTTCGCTTGGGATAGCAAAATGGACCCCAAAGCCGGCATGGTTCGGCTGGTAATGGGGCTGGGCACACGGGCGGTTGACCGCATCGAAGGCGACCACGCCTGCGTGATGGCTCTGGATCATCCCACCCGGCAGCCGTTTCGCAATCAGGATGAAAATTTCCAATATTCCCAGCATCTGGTCGATTTGCTGGACCTGGAAACCGGACACCTTGAAACCCGTCCGCTAAGCCAGCTTCTCGGTACATCAAAAACTCTGCCCATGAAACATTTAGCCGAGTTAGACCGAGCCGCCACGAATAGAGCGGAACAAATCGGCCTTGAGGGCCCAGTCTGGCGCCTGACATTTCGACCGCTAGTGAAAGGCAGTCGCTTTATTGCCCAATTATCGAGCCTATTGGCCACTCTTGAAGCCGGTTACCGACATCCCGTAGACGTGGAGTTCACCCTGCACTTGAATGACCAAGGCGAAACTTCGTTCAATCTGGTGCAATGTCGCCCATTGGCCACCATCGGCGAAACCGGGCCCGTTCAGATTCCTGATCCCTTGCCGAGATCCCGGTTGCTGTTCCAAACCCGAGGTCATTTTATGGGGGGCAATATCAGCCTCGCCATTACTCGAATCATTCGTGTGGATGCTTCGGTTTATGCCAACCTGAACACCAGCGAACGCTACGAAGTGGCCCGGCTGATTGGACGAATCATGCGTTTGTCATCCGAACCTACCATGCTGATCGGACCCGGTCGCTGGGGCACTAGCAGCCCGGAGCTCGGCGTACCCGTACGATTTTCCGACATTGCCGGCGTCGCCGCACTGATTGAAGCATCGGAGAACGCCGGCGACATGGTGCCTGATTTATCCTACGGTTCTCACTTCTTTCAGGACCTGGTTGAAAGCGGCATAGCCTACGGGGCCTTGTTCCCGGACATGCCACACTGCCAATACCACCCCGACCGCTTAAGACCCGACGAGGCTGACAGCGCCATAGAACCCGACAACCCCGTTACAGCAGCTGTTCACGTGCACTCCCTGTCATCCGGTCATTTGCAACTGACCGGAGATGTTCTTAGTCAGCAGCTGGTGTGCTATTTCACGGTTTGATCCGAGACAAAAAGTCGCACCTTATCCAAGGGCCTTCATGCTGCTTGCTGTTAGAATGCGGCCATGGAATGGTTCACTTACTCTCAAACCGGTTTTCGTCAGGCGGCTCGCTATCTGCTGAGCATGCGGCTGGCCATCATAGCCATACAGCTGGTGGCGATTGCTGTTGCCGAAACCATGGTTCAGCTGGCCAACCGGGCTGAAGCGCTACTGGTTTGCCTGTTGTACGGTGTACTTGCGGCTTTAGGATGGCTCTGGTTCAACCGTCGGCCTCCACAGGCATCTTCACCCGTTAGCCTGACGCTGGCCATGGATCTGGCACTGATCGGCGGGTGGCTGTATTTTACCGGCGGCTATACCAATCCGTTGGTTTCCCTTTTGCTGTTACCCATCGCCGTGGCCATTATTCTTGTGCCCACACGCCAGAGTTTTGTGCTTACACTCGCGGGCATTGCGGTCTACACCGCATTGGCTCTGTGGCATACCCCGGTGGTACTCCATCACCATGACGGCGATCTGGCCCAATTGCATCTGATCGGAATGTGGGCGACTTTTGCCCTGACGGCCGCCATTCTCTTGTTGGTGGTGGGCACGCTTGCCCGTCACCTTCGTCATCAACAGAGCCAGCTTTCAACCTTTCGCGAAAGCCGGCTTCAGGATGAACAAGTAATCGCCTTGGGGCTGTCCTCTGCTGCAGTAGCGCACCGTTTGGGTACGCCCCTAAACACAATGACGCTGCTGATTGACGAAATCCGTGCGCACACCCAGAGTAAGACTACTCCGGAATTGTCTGAAGATTTGGACATGCTGGAGCAACAAGTGCAGCTCTGCAGTGAACACTTGCAACAACTCACCAAAACCGCAGTGGAAGCCAAAACCGCGAAACAGGAAACGGTATCGGTTAAACGCTGGCTGGAGCGACTGCGAGAATCAGCCACTTTGCTGTGGCCTTCGGGCCCGTTGCACTGGTCCCAAAACCATCCTGACACCCGCGTGAAAGTGGATACAACGTTGGACCAAGCGGTGCTTAACCTCCTTGCCAACGCTCTGACCGCAAGCCCGGACTGGGTATCGGTCAGCAGCCGGCTGTCAGGTGACGGTCGGGTTGAATTGATTGTTGAAGATCACGGGGACGGGCTGGAATCCTCCCTACAAGGTGCGCCGGGCGAGGAAATCGTCGATTCTCGCAATGGCTTGGGGGTTGGGCTCTTTCTATCAAATGCCACCATTCAAAGGCTTGGCGGAAGCCTGAAAGCCCAAACCAGCGGGTCAGGCACCACAATGACGATCGTTCTGCCTGCAATTACCGTCGATACGAGCGGAGCTCAATAATATGCCCGAAGAACAATGGTTATTGGTGGATGACGATCAGGCTTTTACTCAGGTGCTGGTTCGATCGCTTGCCCGCCAAGATATAACCGCAGCGGTGGCCCACAATCACACCTCCGCGCTGGCAGCCGTCACTGATACGAACTTTAACCGTTGCGTGCTGGACCTGAACTTGGCCGGCGAAAGTGGTTTGCAGCTGCTGCCGGAACTGCTCAAAGAAAAGCCGGACTTGGAAGTTCTGGTGCTGACCGGTTACGGCAGCATTGCCACCGCAGTTGAAGCAATTCGGCGCGGTGCGGTGAACTACCTGTGCAAACCGGTCACCGTTCAGCAACTGATGCGCGGTTTTGATCCCGTTGAAGGCGAACCGGAACTGCGGCCTGTACCGCCTTCGGTTGAAGAAATGGAGTGGGAACACATTCAGCGTGTGTTAAACGAGCACGATGGCAATATTTCCGCCACAGCACGCTCTCTCAATATGCATCGCCGAACCTTGCAACGAAAACTGCAAAAGCATTCCCGGTGGCGTTGACTCAGCCTTCGAAAGGCGCTGCCGCACTATGGTGCCCGTTCAACGTTTTCCATGCTTGATAAGTACTTAAGAAAACCTGTCCACCCATTCGCTGCAGCAGCTCGGTGCCTTTCAGGCGATCCATCACCGGCCCTTTCACCTCGGACAAATGCAACCGGACTCCCGCATCTGAAAGGCGTTCATTCATAGCCTCAAGGCTTTCCAGCGCCGACGCATCGATCAGATTGACCGCGGGGCACACCAGCACCAAATCTTTTAACTCCAGCTCCCGGGCCACAAGCTCGATGACTGTCTCTTCCAGAAAGCGCGCGTTGGCGAAGTACAGACTTTCATCCACCCGCAGGAAGGTGATTCTTGGACACACTTCCACATCGTGTCTCAAAACGTTCCGAAAATGCTCCGTGCCCGGAACTCGGCCCAACACCGCGCAATGCGGGCGGCTGGTACGGTACAAGAACAAACTGATCGATAAGCCCACGCCAGCGATAATGCCCGCTTCAACACTATGTACCAGCGTCAGCACAATGGTTGCCAGCATGGCGCCAAAGTCGGTGCGCGAGTATCGGAAGGTGCGGAGCAGGGCGGGTAGGTCAACTAAGGTGACCACGGCCACAATGATGGTTGCTGCCAAGGTAGCTTGAGGCAACCACGCAATCGCCGGAGTCAAAAACAAGGTTGCTAGCCCAATACCGATTGCGGCATAAGCGCCCGCCGCCGGCGTTTCAGCACCCGCATCGAAATTCACTACGGAGCGGGAGAAACCACCGGTCACCGGCATCCCTCCGGAAAACCCGGCACTGAGATTAGCCGTACCTAAGCCGATTAATTCCTGATCCGGATCGATACGCTGGCGCCGTTTAGCGGCCAACGTTTGGCCCACCGACACGGATTCAACAAAACCGACAATACTGATTAACAGTGCGCTGACTGCCAATTGGGACCAGAGCGCGGGATCCAGACTCGGTAATGTGAACGAAGGCAGGCCTGAAGGAATCTCCCCAACCAAGCGCACACCTTGCTGATCCAGTCTGAACAGCCAGGCCAGCAACGTCGTTGAAAGAACGGCAAGGATAGGGGCTGTTTTTGTCAGGATATCAGCTAGGCGGGATGTCAGGCCCAGTTTTTCCAACAACGGTTTCAAGCCGTGCCGCGCCCAGCATAAGAACAGCAGCGTGCCTGCGCCCACAAACAAAGTCGGGGTATTCATGTCGCCAAAAGCACTCAGCAGAGATTGGCCAATATCCAGCAGGTTATGGCCGGACGCTTGCACACCCAACAGATGCTTTAGCTGACTGGCTGCAATGACCAGACCGGAGGCTGAAATAAATCCGGAAATCACCGGATGACTCAAGAAATTCGCCAAAAAACCGAGCCTTAGAATGCCCATCACGGTGAGCATCAAGCCAGACATAATGGCGATCAAAACGGCACCGGCAATGTATTCCGCCGAGCCCAATGCCGCTAAGGGTGCCAAAGCCGCCGCGGTCATCAACGAAACCACCGCCACCGGCCCAACCGAGAGAGTGCGGCTGGTACCAAATACCGCATAAGCCACCAACGGCAAAATGCTGGCGTACAGACCGACCTGCGCCGGCAGCCCCGCCAGCAGCGCATAGGCTAGCGATTGGGGAATGAGCATCACCGTCACAATCGCTGCCGCAATTAAGTCGCTGGTGGCCTCACCACGGCCGTACGCCGGAGCCCATTGCAGAATTGGCAAATAACGTTTCAGGTTCATACCCGGCTCAAAACAGGTTCAGGGGAACTTTCAGATAAACCTGACCATTATCCTCCGCGGGAGGCATCTCACCGGCCCGCATGTTCACCTGAACCGAAGGCAAGATCAGACGCGGCATATCCAATGTCGCGTCACGCTCGGTGCGCATCTTAACGAACTCGTCCTCGGAAACCCCTTCGTGCACATGCACGTTGGCTTCGCGCTGTTCAGCCACCGTGGTCATGCAATGGAATTCCTCCCGGCCCGGCGCTTTATAGTCGTGGCACAGGAAAATTCTAGTCTGCTCCGGTAGGGCCAACACTTTTTGGATCGAGCGGAACAGGGTACGGGCATCACCACCGGGGAAGTCACAGCGGGCTGTACCGTAATCCGGCATGAACAGGGTGTCGCCTACGAAGGCGGCATCGCCGATGACGTAGGTCAGGCAGGCCGGGGTATGACCGGGAGTATGGAGCACGTGCCCTTCCAGTCCACCAATGGTGAAGGTGTCGCCTTCTTTGAACAGCCGGTCAAACTGACTGCCATCTCGGGCGAACTCGGTGCCTGCGTTAAAAGCCTTACCGAAGATTTCCTGAACATCGGTAATACGGGCGCCAATACCAGTTTTACCACCCAGCTGCTCGTGCAGATACGGGGCAGCGGATAAATGATCCGCGTGCACGTGGGTTTCCAGAATCCACTCAACTTTTAAATCATTGTCGCGAACGTACTGGATAATGGTGTCGGCGGAACGAACATCGGTGCGGCCT is part of the Marinobacter sp. JH2 genome and encodes:
- the gdhA gene encoding NADP-specific glutamate dehydrogenase yields the protein MTAKLDEKLVPIYQDVLHRNPGEKEFHQAVHEVLETLGPVLVKYPEFADKKIIQRICEPERQIIFRVPWQDDQGEIHINRAFRVEFNSALGPYKGGLRFHPSVYLGIIKFLGFEQIFKNALTGLPIGGGKGGSDFDPKGRSDNEIMRFCQSLMTELYRHLGEYTDVPAGDIGVGGREIGYMFGQYKRITNRYESGVFTGKGLDWGGSRARTEATGYGTVFFTHEMLKARGDSLEGKTVVVSGSGNVATYAIEKCHELGAKVIACSDSQGIIVDENGIDLKALKQIKEVERRRISAYTEIHKHAKYVEDGNIWSVPCDVALPCATQNELNANDAKILVENGCIAVAEGANMPTTPEGILLFQEAKICYGPGKAANAGGVATSALEMQQNASRDSWTFNYTQKRLEEIMIDIHKNCYETAAEFGAEGNYVVGANINGFLRVAKAMDAMGVI
- the sulP gene encoding sulfate permease yields the protein MNLKRYLPILQWAPAYGRGEATSDLIAAAIVTVMLIPQSLAYALLAGLPAQVGLYASILPLVAYAVFGTSRTLSVGPVAVVSLMTAAALAPLAALGSAEYIAGAVLIAIMSGLMLTVMGILRLGFLANFLSHPVISGFISASGLVIAASQLKHLLGVQASGHNLLDIGQSLLSAFGDMNTPTLFVGAGTLLFLCWARHGLKPLLEKLGLTSRLADILTKTAPILAVLSTTLLAWLFRLDQQGVRLVGEIPSGLPSFTLPSLDPALWSQLAVSALLISIVGFVESVSVGQTLAAKRRQRIDPDQELIGLGTANLSAGFSGGMPVTGGFSRSVVNFDAGAETPAAGAYAAIGIGLATLFLTPAIAWLPQATLAATIIVAVVTLVDLPALLRTFRYSRTDFGAMLATIVLTLVHSVEAGIIAGVGLSISLFLYRTSRPHCAVLGRVPGTEHFRNVLRHDVEVCPRITFLRVDESLYFANARFLEETVIELVARELELKDLVLVCPAVNLIDASALESLEAMNERLSDAGVRLHLSEVKGPVMDRLKGTELLQRMGGQVFLSTYQAWKTLNGHHSAAAPFEG
- a CDS encoding HAMP domain-containing sensor histidine kinase, coding for MEWFTYSQTGFRQAARYLLSMRLAIIAIQLVAIAVAETMVQLANRAEALLVCLLYGVLAALGWLWFNRRPPQASSPVSLTLAMDLALIGGWLYFTGGYTNPLVSLLLLPIAVAIILVPTRQSFVLTLAGIAVYTALALWHTPVVLHHHDGDLAQLHLIGMWATFALTAAILLLVVGTLARHLRHQQSQLSTFRESRLQDEQVIALGLSSAAVAHRLGTPLNTMTLLIDEIRAHTQSKTTPELSEDLDMLEQQVQLCSEHLQQLTKTAVEAKTAKQETVSVKRWLERLRESATLLWPSGPLHWSQNHPDTRVKVDTTLDQAVLNLLANALTASPDWVSVSSRLSGDGRVELIVEDHGDGLESSLQGAPGEEIVDSRNGLGVGLFLSNATIQRLGGSLKAQTSGSGTTMTIVLPAITVDTSGAQ
- a CDS encoding PEP/pyruvate-binding domain-containing protein; protein product: MNSEESRQSPDRVSTGLAGLDEVLDHLRIGDNVVWRVSHLDDYRRFVLPFVEAAANSGRQILYLRFGDHSPIIENHPAVRTIEIDALGGFESFTSRVWRLIEQHGRGAFYISDSLSELLNAWATDAMVGNFFRVICPFLFELDTVAWFALHPDRHSRMTLDRIRKTTQVLLDVHRHGDDVQVQPIKVWRRQSPTMFLPHRELHGQFHPITYSSDATRVQASLEQERLHNQPLLDYWDRLFQDASRALANQDPSAIAALHEQVLQVLVSRDPQILELARRYLTLEDLLSIRSRLIGSGYIGGKATGMLVARNILFTDDPEQWAELLEPHDSNYLGTDAYYSFLVHNGLWPAIMRQRSEGGYLSEAPALQQSIWDGQFPDEIRADLERLLDHYGQYPILVRSSSLQEDGFGNAFAGKYDSVFLVNQGSPEQRLAALENAIREVYASSMSEEALVYRKRRGLDQREEPMALLIQRVNGRFHGRYYLPDAAGVGVSRNTFAWDSKMDPKAGMVRLVMGLGTRAVDRIEGDHACVMALDHPTRQPFRNQDENFQYSQHLVDLLDLETGHLETRPLSQLLGTSKTLPMKHLAELDRAATNRAEQIGLEGPVWRLTFRPLVKGSRFIAQLSSLLATLEAGYRHPVDVEFTLHLNDQGETSFNLVQCRPLATIGETGPVQIPDPLPRSRLLFQTRGHFMGGNISLAITRIIRVDASVYANLNTSERYEVARLIGRIMRLSSEPTMLIGPGRWGTSSPELGVPVRFSDIAGVAALIEASENAGDMVPDLSYGSHFFQDLVESGIAYGALFPDMPHCQYHPDRLRPDEADSAIEPDNPVTAAVHVHSLSSGHLQLTGDVLSQQLVCYFTV
- a CDS encoding response regulator; translated protein: MPEEQWLLVDDDQAFTQVLVRSLARQDITAAVAHNHTSALAAVTDTNFNRCVLDLNLAGESGLQLLPELLKEKPDLEVLVLTGYGSIATAVEAIRRGAVNYLCKPVTVQQLMRGFDPVEGEPELRPVPPSVEEMEWEHIQRVLNEHDGNISATARSLNMHRRTLQRKLQKHSRWR
- a CDS encoding MBL fold metallo-hydrolase; translated protein: MSQPIVQHFFDEPTNTFSYVVRDPDSQACAILDSVLDFDYAAGRTDVRSADTIIQYVRDNDLKVEWILETHVHADHLSAAPYLHEQLGGKTGIGARITDVQEIFGKAFNAGTEFARDGSQFDRLFKEGDTFTIGGLEGHVLHTPGHTPACLTYVIGDAAFVGDTLFMPDYGTARCDFPGGDARTLFRSIQKVLALPEQTRIFLCHDYKAPGREEFHCMTTVAEQREANVHVHEGVSEDEFVKMRTERDATLDMPRLILPSVQVNMRAGEMPPAEDNGQVYLKVPLNLF